The window CTCACGTTGGTTCTAATCCCGTAGTAATTTAGTATCATACAAGGGTCTTTGATAAAACAATTACTCTTAATGTACCCAAGTCCTAAAAATCGGTGATACGCCACATTTATTCCAAACACATTAAATTCAATATTCTTGAACACACTTGTATAATAATGTAAGCATAAAAAATAGCACCCCCATCTTTGTATTTCCCCGAGTAAACTCCTATTGTTTTGTTTTATTTTGCTAATAAGCATTTTTTAAACCTCCCATGTTAAATAGTTTTTTTAATTTTTTAGTGCCCCATTCAAAAGGGTACACTATTTGCATATGCTATATTACTCATATTTCTGGGCAAGAACACTTTACTGCTTGTCGGTAAAAGTCCTTTAAATCTATCTGATATTGCCCTTTTCTTAGGATCATAATTGAATACAAATTCTTTAAATCTATAATTTGCATGAACAATCAGTGGATATTTCTCCAAAATTTTATCAATTTTAATTTTAAGTAAATCTTTTATGGGTTTTTCTCTTCTTTTGTTTTCATTTTGAATTTTATTTAGTTCTACTTTTAGATTGTCAATCTCAATAAGATTACATTCAAGATTTGCAGCATCATCATCGGTTTTAATCTCAAGGTCTATACACTCAACATATTCTACAAATTCTTTTACCCAATCAAACTCAACTCCAGATTGATAAAAATCACTATTTACTACAAACTCTTCAACAAGCTTAATAAACGCATCATTATCATGATTATTTGATCTTAATAACTTAAACTGATCGTTTTTAACAATTTCGTTTCTTAAATTGAAAACTTCTTGTTCACATTTAAGAACAAATTCAAGCACTTTTGATATTAAAGCATCATTTCTTTTTATTTTACAATTAACCGGTGCGGCGTCGATTAAAAAGAATAAATTGCAATTTTTAAGTCCGGTACATGCTAGCTGCATTTGTGCCTGCACATAGTACTTGAAAAAGTACTTACTACTTAAGAAATTGCCATTTTTATTGTACTCTTCAATAGCACTACTCATATAAGTAGAATCACTACTCTTAATCTCTAAAAGCTCTAAAAGCTCTAAATCACCATAAATATTAATAAACCATCCATCAATTGTTGAGCCTACTAAAGTTTCTGAAACTCCCATTTTCTTGAAATAATTATATTTATCAACACCGTTGGCATATTTATTTTTATACAAAACAACAATATCATCATCATATGCTTTAACAAATTCTCTAAATCCTAAATTTTCTAATTCTTTGCCTTTCAACATATATAAATTCTCTTTAAAAGGCATACTCATGCCAAAATATTTAAGCACTCTATTGATCATTAAGTCTTTAAGTCCAGCCCCACCAATTAGAACATTGCCCACTTCACTAGCCCCATATTTGTCAAGCTTGTTTCTCTGTAAACTAAAATCAATATTACGATTAAATCTAAAACACTCTTGACTGCTTATTCCTGGTAATTTTTTACCTATCTTGCTTATTTTGCTTTTTTCTTTAACTGGAGAGGATTTTTCCTCAAACACTTCACAACCAATAAAACTTTGTTGCTCAATATGCATAATTTTTATGTCTCCATTATTTTGTATATTTTGATTTT is drawn from Borreliella afzelii and contains these coding sequences:
- a CDS encoding DUF261 family protein, yielding MLISKIKQNNRSLLGEIQRWGCYFLCLHYYTSVFKNIEFNVFGINVAYHRFLGLGYIKSNCFIKDPCMILNYYGIRTNVRYESFSYLGAANEFEISEVKIAGVNGTHFIATKEKEILYDS
- a CDS encoding DUF244 domain-containing protein, translating into MNNVSEKNQNIQNNGDIKIMHIEQQSFIGCEVFEEKSSPVKEKSKISKIGKKLPGISSQECFRFNRNIDFSLQRNKLDKYGASEVGNVLIGGAGLKDLMINRVLKYFGMSMPFKENLYMLKGKELENLGFREFVKAYDDDIVVLYKNKYANGVDKYNYFKKMGVSETLVGSTIDGWFINIYGDLELLELLEIKSSDSTYMSSAIEEYNKNGNFLSSKYFFKYYVQAQMQLACTGLKNCNLFFLIDAAPVNCKIKRNDALISKVLEFVLKCEQEVFNLRNEIVKNDQFKLLRSNNHDNDAFIKLVEEFVVNSDFYQSGVEFDWVKEFVEYVECIDLEIKTDDDAANLECNLIEIDNLKVELNKIQNENKRREKPIKDLLKIKIDKILEKYPLIVHANYRFKEFVFNYDPKKRAISDRFKGLLPTSSKVFLPRNMSNIAYANSVPF